The following are encoded in a window of Halanaerobiales bacterium genomic DNA:
- the nadD gene encoding nicotinate-nucleotide adenylyltransferase, whose protein sequence is MAIAIFGGTFDPIHIGHLIIAEQAYNRYDLSKVIFMPAGNPPHKNNQNLTTAKLRLQMVKLAIEDNEHFIISNWEINKDEPSYTAETLRYFSDKYNEEIYFIIGADSLLDIPNWKEPEFLMENGNFIVARRPNFSLEKILKKVFFKTHRDNLHIMNSSLIDISSSLIRENIKNKISIRYMTPDSIIKFINEKNIYG, encoded by the coding sequence ATGGCAATTGCTATATTTGGAGGTACTTTTGATCCAATACATATAGGACATTTGATTATTGCAGAGCAGGCTTATAATAGATATGATTTGAGTAAAGTTATTTTTATGCCGGCCGGGAATCCTCCTCATAAAAACAATCAAAATTTAACTACTGCAAAATTAAGATTACAAATGGTTAAATTGGCAATAGAAGATAATGAACATTTTATTATTTCAAATTGGGAAATAAATAAGGATGAACCATCATATACTGCTGAAACATTAAGATATTTTAGTGATAAATATAATGAAGAGATATATTTTATTATTGGTGCAGATTCTCTGCTAGATATTCCAAACTGGAAAGAACCTGAATTTTTAATGGAAAATGGTAATTTTATTGTAGCAAGAAGACCTAATTTTTCTTTAGAAAAAATATTAAAAAAAGTTTTCTTTAAAACACATAGAGATAATTTGCATATTATGAATAGTTCTTTAATAGATATATCTTCTTCCTTAATTAGAGAAAATATTAAAAATAAAATATCAATTCGCTATATGACACCAGACTCTATTATTAAATTCATTAATGAAAAAAACATATATGGGTAA
- the yqeK gene encoding bis(5'-nucleosyl)-tetraphosphatase (symmetrical) YqeK — MKYQKDYLDNLENELKNWLTKERYIHTQGVIEVAVQLAQKNNVNIKKTITAALLHDYAKPLNQKELYKYAKKINGDIDKTEMKIPSVLHAPVGAFLVKKKYDIIDKDILEAIRYHTIGSPDMSKLALIIFAADFIEPNREFPGVRKLRDISKGNLSQLIVAVCDQSIKFNINKKKIIHPNTLLLRNEYLGGK, encoded by the coding sequence TTGAAATATCAAAAAGATTATTTGGATAATTTAGAAAATGAATTAAAAAATTGGCTTACAAAAGAACGATACATTCATACTCAGGGAGTTATAGAAGTTGCTGTTCAACTTGCTCAAAAGAATAACGTAAATATAAAAAAAACAATTACTGCAGCTTTATTACATGATTATGCAAAACCACTAAATCAGAAAGAGTTATATAAATATGCTAAAAAAATAAATGGTGATATTGATAAAACAGAGATGAAGATACCATCGGTCTTACATGCACCTGTTGGAGCCTTTCTTGTTAAAAAGAAATATGATATAATAGATAAGGATATTTTAGAAGCAATTAGATATCATACAATAGGTAGTCCAGATATGAGCAAATTAGCTCTTATAATTTTTGCAGCAGATTTTATTGAACCAAATAGAGAATTTCCTGGAGTTAGAAAATTAAGAGATATTTCAAAAGGAAATTTATCTCAATTGATAGTTGCAGTATGTGATCAAAGTATTAAATTTAATATTAATAAGAAAAAAATTATTCACCCAAATACCCTATTGTTGAGAAATGAATATTTAGGAGGAAAGTAA